A stretch of Electrophorus electricus isolate fEleEle1 chromosome 3, fEleEle1.pri, whole genome shotgun sequence DNA encodes these proteins:
- the grm2a gene encoding LOW QUALITY PROTEIN: glutamate receptor, metabotropic 2a (The sequence of the model RefSeq protein was modified relative to this genomic sequence to represent the inferred CDS: inserted 1 base in 1 codon; deleted 1 base in 1 codon), with protein sequence MVGRSPWLRSHMLSWPLRLLLLTTRPSAMSPHAFAVPTYSTDSKKEITIDGDLVIGGLFPVHQKGEGVEDCGRINAQRGIQRLEAMLFALDEINRDERILPGILLGAHILDTCSKDTYALEQSLEFVRASLTKVDDSEYTCPDGSYAIHDDVPLAISAVIGGSYSDVSIQVANLLRLFQIPQISYASTSAKLSDKSRYDYFARTVPPDFYQAKAIAEILRYFNWTYVSTVASEGDYGETGIDAFQQEARALQICIATSAKVSRSMDRYSYEAVIRSLLQKSNAKVVILFTRSEDARELLVAANRMNVSFIWVASDGWGAQESVVKGSESVADGAFTIELASYPIREFGEYFTNLNPYNNSRNPWFREFWEYHFQCSLHDLSCGKHSLRNGKFEQESKIMFVVNAVYAMAHALHNMRQAVCLNNTKICSAMNPVNGKKFYKDYILKTKFDAPFRPADTENIVHFDAYGDSLGRYNIFHYHREDGTYMYSKVGYWAQSLSLNNSLIPWESQVIPTSQCSDPCRKNEVKSMQPGDVCCWICIPCQPYQYLLNEFTCADCSFGQWPLANLTGCYDLPEEYIHWEDAWAVGPVTIACLGILCTLFIIGLFLKNNETPVVKASGRELSYILLLGVLLCYCMTFIYIAKPSAVVCTLRRLGLGTSFAVCYSALLTKTNRIARIFNGVKDGAQRPRFISPASQVAICAGLISCQLLVVVVWLLVEAPGVRKEVSPERRDVVRLKCNSKDSSMLVSLTYNCVLITLCTFYAFKTRKCPENFNEAKFIGFTMYTTCIIWLAFQPIFYVTASDYRVQTTTMCISVSLSGSVVLGCLFAPKIHIILFQPQKNVTTLRVATTRFSVTTGPGSSFSQASVSNVXPTVCNGREVVDSTTSSL encoded by the exons ATGGTTGGGAGATCCCCTTGGCTCCGCAGTCACATGCTCTCCTGGCCTCTGCGTCTCCTCCTCCTGACTACTCGTCCCTCGGCCATGAGCCCACATGCATTTGCCGTGCCCACCTACAGC ACCGACTCCAAGAAAGAGATCACCATTGATGGAGACCTGGTGATTGGAGGCCTTTTTCCAGTACACCAGAAGGGGGAAGGGGTAGAGGACTGTGGCCGCATCAATGCCCAGAGGGGTATTCAGAGGCTGGAGGCCATGCTGTTTGCTCTGGATGAGATCAACAGGGATGAGCGGATCCTGCCAGGCATCTTGCTGGGTGCACACATTCTGGACACATGCTCGAAGGATACATATGCACTGGAGCAGTCGCTGGAGTTTGTACGGGCTTCTCTAACAAAGGTGGATGACAGTGAGTACACCTGTCCGGACGGTTCCTATGCCATCCACGACGATGTCCCGCTTGCAATCTCTGCAGTGATTGGGGGGTCCTACAGTGATGTGTCCATACAG GTGGCCAATCTACTGCGACTTTTCCAGATTCCCCAAATCAGCTATGCCTCAACTAGTGCTAAGCTTAGCGATAAGTCCCGCTATGATTACTTTGCTCGAACAGTACCCCCAGATTTCTACCAAGCCAAGGCCATAGCTGAGATCCTTCGCTACTTCAACTGGACCTACGTCTCCACTGTTGCCTCTGAGGGTGACTACGGAGAGACTGGCATTGATGCATTTCAGCAGGAGGCCAGAGCCCTGCAAATCTGCATCGCTACATCTGCCAAAGTTAGCCGCTCCATGGACCGCTACAGTTACGAAGCAGTGATCAGGTCGCTGTTGCAGAAGTCTAATGCTAAAGTCGTGATCCTTTTCACTAGGAGTGAGGATGCCAGGGAGCTTCTAGTTGCAGCAAATCGCATGAATGTCTCCTTCATCTGGGTGGCTAGCGATGGCTGGGGCGCGCAGGAGAGCGTGGTGAAGGGCAGTGAGTCAGTGGCAGATGGAGCTTTTACCATAGAGCTCGCTTCATACCCCATCCGTGAGTTTGGCGAATACTTCACCAACCTGAATCCTTACAACAACAGCCGCAACCCTTGGTTCAGAGAGTTCTGGGAGTATCACTTCCAGTGCAGCCTGCATGACCTCAGCTGTGGGAAGCACTCGCTGCGAAATGGGAAGTTCGAGCAAGAATCGAAGAttatgtttgtggtgaatgccGTGTATGCAATGGCACATGCCTTGCACAACATGAGACAAGCAGTGTGTCTGAATAACACTAAAATTTGCAGTGCCATGAACCCAGTAAATGGAAAGAAGTTCTATAAGGACTACATCTTAAAGACAAAGTTTGATG CTCCGTTTCGTCCAGCTGACACAGAGAACATTGTTCATTTTGATGCTTATGGGGACAGCCTGGGCCGCTACAACATCTTCCACTATCACAGAGAGGATGGCACATACATGTACAGCAAAGTGGGCTACTGGGCTCAGAGCCTTAGCCTAAACAACAGCTTAATCCCTTGGGAGAGCCAAGTGATACCCACATCACAGTGTAGTGACCCCTGCAGGAAGAACGAGGTGAAGAGCATGCAGCCTGGTGACGTGTGTTGCTGGATCTGCATCCCTTGCCAGCCCTACCAATACCTTCTGAATGAGTTCACATGTGCCGACTGCAGCTTTGGCCAGTGGCCCCTGGCCAATCTGACTGGCTGTTATGATCTGCCTGAAGAGTACATTCACTGGGAGGATGCCTGGGCCGTGGGGCCGGTCACAATCGCCTGCCTTGGTATCCTCTGCACGCTCTTCATTATCGGCCTTTTCCTGAAGAACAACGAGACACCGGTGGTGAAGGCAAGCGGGCGAGAGCTCTCCTATATCCTGTTGCTGGGCGTGCTCCTCTGCTACTGTATGACCTTTATCTACATTGCCAAGCCATCAGCGGTGGTGTGTACACTGCGGCGCCTCGGCCTGGGCACCTCTTTTGCAGTCTGCTACTCGGCCCTCCTTACCAAGACCAACCGCATTGCCCGGATCTTCAACGGCGTCAAGGATGGTGCCCAAAGGCCAAGGTTCATCAGTCCTGCCTCGCAAGTGGCCATCTGCGCTGGCCTCATCTCCTGCCAGcttctggtggtggtggtgtggctCTTGGTGGAAGCACCGGGCGTGAGGAAGGAGGTCAGCCCTGAGAGGAGGGATGTGGTACGGCTGAAGTGCAACAGCAAGGACTCCAGCATGCTGGTGTCACTCACCTACAACTGTGTCCTCATCACTCTCTGCACCTTCTACGCCTTTAAGACCAGGAAGTGCCCAGAGAACTTCAACGAGGCCAAGTTCATCGGCTTCACCATGTACACCACCTGCATCATCTGGCTGGCATTCCAGCCCATTTTCTACGTCACAGCCAGTGACTACAGG GTGCAGACCACCACCATGTGCATCTCGGTGAGTCTGAGTGGCTCTGTGGTGCTGGGCTGCCTCTTCGCTCCCAAGATCCACATCATCCTTTTCCAGCCGCAGAAGAATGTCACCACACTCCGGGTGGCCACCACACGCTTCAGTGTCACCACTGGCCCTGGCTCCAGCTTCTCCCAAG CGTCTGTCTCCAATG GTCCAACAGTGTGTAATGGAAGAGAAGTAGTGGACTCGACAACATCATCTCTCTGA